The genomic segment CCCAACTTCGCCGTCGCCCACGTGACCAAGCAGGCATCGCCGAAGGACAACTTTGTTCTTGCTGACCGAGCAGCCTGGTCCGAAGACCCTACCCTCATGCTCAACACAACAGTTCCGCCCGAGGTGCAGGCCACCGAAAAATGGGCGTGGGCACTGGATTTCAGCAATCGTCTGCGCCACAGTTGGCAGCCTATCGACGCCCCCGACCAGGTCGGTCATGCCGACATGCTCGCCACCACCATTTTCCACGGCACCCAGGCGCCGGTGGTGACCGACATTGTGGGAGTGGCCCACCCCCACGGGTACACGGCGGCGCAGGTGATGGTGGACGGCCTCATAGCCGGAGTTGTCGACGAGCGCATCACCGACCGCTTCTCCCATCTCCCTGACAATGACCAGCTCATGCTGCGCGGCCTCCTCTACCGTATCTATATTCACGCACTCAGCGAGGAACATGACGAAACAGTGCGCGCCACCATGGAAGACGTTGCCGACCTGCTCATCGCCCGCATCGGCAAGGATGCATAAGGGCTTGCTGCCAACACAGTGCGTCGCTTATGGGTCTAGCGCAGTGTGCTTATCATGTAGGTCCACTGCCAGGTACGCAAGCCCTCCTCTACACCGCGCCACCACACACCAATTCGATGTCGTGTGAGGGCTGTGCCTGTCCCGCGTGTCACAATGTAGGGCATGACCGACAGTGAACCAGCCCAGCGTTTCGGAGTGCCGCCTCATCCACAGGTTCGCTTGGTAAGTCGACCCGCATCGGTACCCCCGCATACGTGGCAGGGCCAGGCGGCAGAACTGGTGGCCGCAGCGGAGAGTTCCGCGCGGTCGGGGGTGTGGCGCGTCACGGGTGTTGCGGGGTCGGGAGTCACGTCGCTACTGGTAGATGCCCTCACGGCACGCCTGGGTAGTGGCGCGCCAGCGTCGTCGGTGTGTGTGATTGCCACGTCAAAGGAATCAGGGGGCAGGCTGCGCCGCGTGTTGGCGGAGCGTGCGTCTCAGCTAGAAAACTCTCACTATGTAGCGGAGGGGACATTGGTGCGGTCGGTGCATTCGTTTGCGTTTGCGATTGTGCGGGCGGCGTCGATACGCGCGCAGAAACCGGCACCCCGGTTGATCACAGGCGCGGAGCAGGATGCGGTGATTCGGGAGTTATTGTTGGGGCATGCCGCGGACGGCAGGGGGGAATGGCCGCCGGAGCAGCGGGAGGCGTTGCGAATGGTGGGTTTCGCCAGGCAGTTGCGTGATTTTTTGTTGCGTGCCGTGGAGCGTGGTGCTGGACCGGAGGATGTGGAAGAGCTGGGTCGTCGCTATGACCGCCCCCTGTGGGTGAGTGCTGGTGCTTTTCTGCGGGAGTATGAGCAGACGATGGCGTTGAGCGGGGCGCATAGTTTGAACGCGTCGGAACTTGTGACCGCCGCGTTGGAGGCATTGTCCCTGGATCCGGGGCTGTTGACTATGCTGCAGGAGCAGTGGGAGACGGTGATGGTAGACGATGCCCAGCATTTGGATCCGCAGTCGGCACGTTTGGTGAGCCTGTTTCTGCCCAGCGCCAAGCTGGGGGTTATTGCGGGGGATCCAGCTCAGTCGGTGTTTCGTTTCCGTGGTGCCCGGCCGGAGTTTTTGACCAAGTATCCCGCCAACCATGAGGTGGTGCTCAATACATCATTCCGGCATCCAGAGGATTGTTCAGTTGTGGTGGCCCCCACGGCTTCGGAGCATGCCCTGGTGGTGGCCAATCGTGTGCGGCGCGCGCACCTGTTGCATGGGGTGCCGTGGTCGGACATTGCGGTGATTGTACGTTCTGTGCGTCAGCTTGCTGGGGTGCGCCGGGCATTGCTGCTGGCTGGCGTGCCGGTACATCTTGATCCGACGGATGTGGTGTTGGCGGAGCAACGCATTGTTGCGTCCATGATGTTGGGCGTGCGGGCGCTGACGCAGCCACTGAATTCTGCGGAGCTGGAGGAACTGGTTCTTGGCCCTATTGGTGGTGCGGATCCGGTGACGCTGCGTCGCTTGTATCGGGGGTTGCGTCAGGCGGAGATGATGCGGGGTGGTTCCCGGCGCGCGGTGCAGGTGTTGGCGGATCTGGTGTTGCCAACATCGTGGCGTGGCACCCCACCAGAGGAGCGCGCCACTGAGTATGAGGACGCGACGGCGCGGCTGACGGAACGCGAAGTAGACGTGCTCACGCGCATCCGCGCTGTCCTGGACGCTGGTTTTCAGTCGCGCGCTGCGGGGGATAGCGTGGAGATGATTTTGTGGTCGTTGTGGGAGGCCACGGGTCTGTCGGATCGCCTCATGGCCGCGAGTTTGCGCGGAGGTGCGGCCGGTTCGCAGGCTGACCGGGACGTGGATGCGATGATGTCGTTGTTTGACGCAGCGGGTGACTATGTTGAACGCCGCCCCACCGCCAGTATTGAAAGTTTTGTTCGACATATTGCAGAGCAGCAGTTACCCACTGGTTCACGCGATCGCCGTGGGGTTCTCCCGGATGCGGTTCGAGTGTTGACGGCGCATGCTGCGGTGGGCCAGGAATGGCACACAGTGGTGGTTGCGGGTGTGCAGGAGGGCACGTGGCCGACACTGGGGGAGACGGGGTCATTGTTTGGCCAGGAGGAGCTCGTGGATGTACTGGACGATGGCATCGATCCAAACATTCCCATCTCCCGGTCGGTGGAACGTTTGGCCGAGGAGCGTCGCCTGTTCCGCTTAGCGACGTCGCGGGCCACAGGTTCCCTGTTCGTCACCGCGGTGGACGCCCCAGATGCGGAGGACGCGTTGGAGCCTTCTCGTTTTCTGGAAGAATTGTGCTCGGAGCGAGGCATTGAGGCTGAGCGCGTTGAGGAGCAGGAAACCTCCATCGCAGGTACCCCGGGTGGTCGGCACGATCGCCGGTTGTTGTCCACGACGGCGATTGTGGCGGAATTGCGTCGCGTGGTGTGCGACCCGGCGGAGCGGCCGCTGCGCAGAGAGCAGGCGGCACGCCAATTGGCCCGACTTGCCCGCGCCGGGGTGTACGGCGCGGATCCTGAGGACTGGTGGGGGATGCGGGGGGCGTCGACACGCGAACCTTTGCAGAAGCCCCGACGGTCGGTGCAGTTGTCGCCGTCACGGATCGAGTCAACGCTGCGTTGCCCATTGCGGTCGGTGCTGGACCGGTTGGTTGATGATGCGGATACGCCGATCCATATGGTGCGGGGCACGCTGGCGCATGGGTTTGCGGAGGCGATTGCGCGCGGCGCGGACAGTGACGCAGCGAGTGCGTTGGTGTATGAGGCGTACGCTGGGTTGCTGGATGTTCCTGTGTGGCAGCGGGATACGGCGCTGCGGGAGTGGGACACGCTGATCGATAATCTGGAGCGGTGGCTGGAGAATACTCGTGGCCAGTTTGAGCAGGTGGGGGTGGAAATGGACATGCGGGTGAGCGTCGGCACCACGGAGAGCGGCGCTCCGCTGCGCATCAAAGGGCGCATGGATCGGCTGGAACGCAACAACGACGGTGAGCTTGTGGTGGTCGATGTGAAAACAGGCTCGTCTAAGCCTGCACAGAAGAACATGGGTGAGCATGCGCAGCTGTCGGCGTACCAACTGGCGCTGTCGCGGGGTGTCGTGGACGGTGACAGTGTACGAGATCCCTATCCTGGGGAAACGCCCGATTCCGTGGGCGGTGGCGTATTGGTGTACCCCAGTGCCACAGATGTTGGAAAGTACACAACCCGGGAGCAAGCCGCAAAAACCCCCGAAGAACTGGAGGAACTGGCCGCCATACTGCCCGGGGTGGCGGCGGCGATCCGAGGGCCCGCGCTGACGGCCATTGTCAACGACAATTGTGATAACTGTCGGCTGCAGTCCATCTGCCCCGCCCAACCGACCGGAAGGATGCTCACCAATGGCTCGTAACCCCATTTCCCCGGCATTATTGTCGCGGTGGCTGGGCCAAGAGCATCTGCCCACGGAGCAGCAAGCCGATGTGATCGGTGACCAGCCCGGCCCGCTGCTGGTGGTGGCAGGTGCGGGGGCCGGGAAAACCGAAACCATGGCGGCCCGTGTGGTGTGGCTCGTGGCCAATGGTTTTGCCACGCCCGACCAAATATTGGGGCTGACGTTTACCAAAAAGGCTGCGCAGCAGCTTTCCCAACGCATCCGCGCGCGCCTGGCCACCCTGGCGGGAATCCCTCGGCTTGCAGACCTTGATCCCACGGGTGAATTGCAGACAAACCTGCAGGCCATCACCCCCACGGTCTCCACCTACGACTCCTACGCCGGGCGCATCGTCGGCGAGTACGGGCTGCTTCTCCCCGTGGAACCATCCTCCCGCATGATCACCACCGCCGAGCTGTACCAAATCGCCTGGGACGTGGTGGGAAACTACACGGGGCATGTCGATGCAACCGTCACGCATGGCACCGTCACTGACCGTCTCATCTCCCTGGTCAGCGAGATGGACGGCCACATGGTTAGCGCAGCCGACATCGAAGCCGAAACAGAGCCGTTTGTCCGCTTGTTTGACGAACTCCCCAAAGGCCCCCGGCAGCGCGACAAACTCAACGCCGCCATGCTAAAAATCCGGGATACTCAGCTCGCCCGACTCGACTATCTTCCCCTTGTACGACAGCTGAAAGAGGAGATGGCGGAACGCGGGGTCATCACCTTTGGTGAGCAAATGTCCCTGGCCGCAACAGTAGCGCAGCGGCATCCCGTGGTGGGGCGCAGCCAGCGGCAACGCTTCCGTGTGGTCATGCTCGACGAATACCAAGACACCAGCCACGCCCAGCGTGTGCTGCTCAGCAGCCTTTTCGGGGCGCCTACACGGGCGGGCGCGCCAGATACCGCCCCTGACGTCACCGTCACTGCTGTGGGCGACCCCATGCAAGCCATCTACGGCTGGCGCGGAGCCACCTCAGCGAACCTGGAACGTTTCGTCACCGACTTCCCTCAGCATGCCGAGACTCCCACCCCAGCGCCGAAAAAAGAGCTGACCACCAGCTGGCGCAACCCCGGCCTCGTTCTCGACTGCGCCAACACGGTATCCGAACAAGTGCTGGGACCTGCGGGAAGCCCCACACGCACGGTGCAGCCCCTCACCCCGCGTCCCGGCGCGGGCGACGGTGAGGTGGCTCTGGGGTGGTTTCCCACCCGCGACGAGGAACGAGCCTGGGTGGCCCGCTGCCTCGCCGACGAGTTTCACGCCTACCGCGAGCGCGGGGAGAAATTCACGGGTGCGGTGCTGGTGCGCAAAAATGCGGACTCCGGCCCCATCGCTGCGGAACTTCGGGCGTTGGGAATCCCCGTGGAAATTGTGGGTTTATCTGGGCTTCTCGACATTCCAGAAGTCGCCGACATGGTTGCCTGTGCCACCATCCTCATCTCTCCACAAAACACCGCCGCCGCTCTCCGCCTGCTGTGCGGGCCTCACTGTAACCTCGGCATCGCTGACCTGCAGGCACTGTACAAGCGTTCCCGAACACTCGCCGCCCGCGTCACCACCCCCGAAGACACCACAGAACAACCCACGCTTTTCGACATCCCGGCAGACGACCCCGATGCCACCAATCCCACTGACCCGCTCGAACACCTGAAACACATCATCGACGACGCCACCTCCACCGTCCCCGAAGCTGCCGTCGGGCTTGGCGACGCCCTCGGTGACCTCGGGGAACCCGAAGCCTACAGCCCCGAAGGCTATCGCAGGCTCAGCGAACTCTCTGCGGAACTTCGGCACCTGCGCACCCGTAGCCTCACGCAGCCGTTGCCTGACCTTTTCGCCGACATTGAACGCGTCCTGGGAATCCGCACGGAAGTGCTCGCCAGGGAAAACCCGCAGGCAGACGGCGCAGCCGGTACCGTTCACCTCGACCGCTTCCACGAAGAAGTAGCACAGTTTTCCACCATCCCCGGCTCAACCCTTGCATCGCTTCTTGATTATTTTCGGCTTGCTCGCACCCATGACCGTGGTCTCGCGCCGGGCGAGGTGCGGGTGAAGGGGGATTGCGTGCAGATCCTCACTGTGCATAAGGCGAAGGGCCTGGAGTGGAAGGTCGTGGCGGTGTTGCACGCAGATAACGTCACCTACGCGGATACCACCACCCCCGGCCAGCAGTTGAAGGTCCCAACGTGGCTGTCGGATGTGACTCAGATTCCCTCAACGCTTCGTGGCGATGCCCAGGAACAGGAGGGCGACATGGTGGGCAGCCCGGTGCTGGACGTGTCCGAGGTGGAGGATCGCAAGCAGTTTGAGGTGGCGATGAATGAACATAAGGCCGCCTTCAAGGAAGCAGCGATTGAAGAGGCCAGCCGCCTGTTTTATGTGGCGCTGACTCGAGCGGAAAAAACCTTGTGCGTCACGGCGTCGGAAAGCAACGACAAGGGGGGTAAGGCCAAGCCGTATTCCATGCTGGATTTGTTGCGTAAGCGGCAGCCCGATTCTGTGGAGCAGTGGTGGGATGAGAGCAATGCCGATGCTGAGTTAGCAGAAGCGCCTGATGTTTCCCCTGCGACGGGTGTGTTTCCCCAAGATTTTTTGGGGGAGCGTCGTCCTGCGGTGGAGCAGGGGGCGGAATTGGTGCGGCGCGCTATGCAGCAGTTGCCCACTCCCAGCGCTGATAACGATGTGGAGGCGTTGTGGGAGGAGGAAGTCACGGCACTCATTGAGGAGCATGAGCGCATGAAAGCCCCGGTGGTGGACGTGCCGCTGGGGCAGGAGCTGACGGCGTCGGACGTGGTGTCCATCGCGCGCAACCAGGAGCAGTACGCCCGTAGGCTGCGACGTCCCGTGCCGTTTAAACCCAACGCATACGCCAAGCGTGGTACGGCCCTGCACCAGTGGCTGGAGGACTATTTTGGCGCGAGTTCCCTGCTTGATGAGGATGAACTGCCAGGTTTTGGGGAGGACGAGGATCCGCAGGGGGCTGAGCTTGAGCGTCTGAAAAAGGCATTTCTGGCAAGCCAGTGGGCGGACCGCACCCCGACCCATGTGGAGCAGCCGTTTGAAATTGTTGTCGGTGGTCGAGTGCTGCGCGGGCGCATGGATGCGGTGTTCCATGAGGGTGACGATCCCGAGGCCGGGTGGATGGTCGTGGACTGGAAGACGGGCCGACCCCCGGAAGGCCAGGAGATGCGGGCAGCGGAGATTCAGTTGGCGGTGTACCGTGTCGCGTGGGCGCAATTGCTGTCACACACGCTGGGGCGTAGCGTTAATCCAGATGCTGTTCGAGCTGCGTTTCATTACATTGCTTCAGATCGCACCTTTGAACCCAGTAGACTACCTAACGCCGAGGAGCTAGCTGACTTGCTTGATATTAAGGCTCCGCAGCAGACAGCTCAGCCATCGGCATCTGGCCCAGCAACCCCGGATTCGCCACAGACGCAGACACAGAGGAGGAACGATGCGTGATGCTTTCCGTGAGCGCCTCCAAAGTGACACGGAGCTTGATGATCTCCCTGATCACGCGCTACTGAATATCATCCAGATTCCCAGGGAGCGGCAGGTCAGTCCTTGGGCGTTGATTACCCGGCGCGTTTTCTACGCGTTGCTGTTGCTCACCGGGGTGTCGTTGCTGGTGTACCTGGATAAGGATGGCTACAACGAGCCGCTTACTTTCATTGATGCGGTGTATTACTCCGCCGTGTCGCTGTCCACCGTTGGATATGGTGACATTACTCCGGTGACCCAAGAGGCGCGTTTGATCAACATTATTCTGATCACGCCGATCCGAATTGCGTTCCTGATTTTGCTGGTCGGTACGACCTTGTCGGTGCTGACGGAAGAGACGCGACGTACGTTGCAGATTCAGCGTTGGAGGAAAAGAATGCGTAATCACACTGTTGTGGTGGGATACGGTACTAAAGGTCGTTCCGCTGTGTCAGCGCTGCTGGCCGATGGAGTGCACCCCAGCCAGATTGTTGTGGTGGACACTGACACACATTCGCTTGACATGGCTGCTGGTCAGGGTTTGGTCACGGTGCATGGCTCAGCTACTAAGGCTGATGTGCTGAAACTTGCAGGTGTGACGCGTGCCCGCGCGGTGGTGGTCGCTCCGAACATGGATGATACGGCGGTGTTGGTCACGTTGTCGGTGCGTGAGATTGCGCCGAGCGCGACGGTTGTGGCGAGTGTGCGCGAGTCGGAGAATCTGCATTTGCTGAAGCAGTCGGGTGCAGATTCAGTGGTTATTTCCTCCGAGACGGCGGGTCGAATGCTGGGGTTAGCCACGGTCACCCCGTCGGTGGTGGAGATGATGGAGGATTTGCTTTCCCCAGGCGAGGGGTTCTCCATTGCGGAACGCCTGGTGGAGGCCGACGAGGTTGGGGCGAACCCCCGGCATTTGGCTGACATTGTGTTGGGTGTGGTGCGTTCCGGTGAGCTGTACCGCATCGATTCGCCGGAGGCAGAAACCGTGGAGCCCGGTGACCGGCTGCTATATGTTCGCCGCGTGTTCCGTGAGGACCTTGAGGACCAGGCACGTGGCTAGTATCCCCGAGTTTTACGCCTGTGTTAGCCCAGCTGACCAGGTGCTGTGCACCGCAACTGGCGATGGTGTGCTGTGGCTTGATGCTGATACTGCCCGCACGCTGGGGGCAGACCTGACGGCCCGCGTGCTTATCGACGCCCCGGACTCCCGCAGGTGGGCCGTGCGCGCACCGCTGCTGAGTGGTCCGGAGGGGACGCCGGATGGCGGGGTACTGCTAACTCCCCGTGACGTGGTCTTTCATGGGGATGTGGCCCAACTGGTGTATCGCGCGGTGGCGCTGCTGAGGCATCGGGAACGGTACCGCTTTGACCCCATGGACGGAACTCCGCTGACCTACGCGGATTCCGGGGAGTATGCAACGGGCGAATCGGGGCATCAGGTGTTTCCGCGCATTGACCCTGCGGTGATCGGCATTGTGGAGCACGCAGAATCACAACGCATTTTGCTGGGGTCGAATGCCACGCGTCCGGAGTACTTTTCCCTGGTGGCGGGTTATGTGTCGGTGGGCGAGACCCTGGAGCAGGCGTTTGTGCGTGAAGTGATGGAGGAGACGGGGCGTCGTGTAGCGGACGTGCGCTATGTTTCCAGTCAGCCGTGGCCGCTGGGGTCGTCGCTGATGATGGGTTTTCACGGCTACAGCACAGACTTAGATGCCATTGCTCCCACCGACGGTGAGTTGGCTGAGGTGCGGTGGCTCAGCGCTCCGGAAATCCTGGACGGGGTGGTGAAGTTGGCGCCGGCGGGGTCGATCGCACATCACCTGATATATTCGTGGGCACATGCGCAAGCTGCACAAACATAAGGGGGAGTGATGTTTAGTCTTGATGATCTAGACCCGGATCAGCGGCTCGCTGCTACCGCACCGCGGGGGCCGGTGTGCATTCTCGCGGGCGCAGGCACGGGCAAAACCCGCACTATCACCTACCGCATTGCG from the Corynebacterium durum genome contains:
- a CDS encoding TIGR02569 family protein encodes the protein MSVIPEHVRVAFQVVEGTPIPLSAAWDRGYRVGQLALSEVADSEVAAWSAKVRESLQPEGLRIARPVRTTDGRYLMAGWRASHYVDGAVAKRVDETVGAALRLADALASVEVPNFAVAHVTKQASPKDNFVLADRAAWSEDPTLMLNTTVPPEVQATEKWAWALDFSNRLRHSWQPIDAPDQVGHADMLATTIFHGTQAPVVTDIVGVAHPHGYTAAQVMVDGLIAGVVDERITDRFSHLPDNDQLMLRGLLYRIYIHALSEEHDETVRATMEDVADLLIARIGKDA
- a CDS encoding ATP-dependent helicase yields the protein MTDSEPAQRFGVPPHPQVRLVSRPASVPPHTWQGQAAELVAAAESSARSGVWRVTGVAGSGVTSLLVDALTARLGSGAPASSVCVIATSKESGGRLRRVLAERASQLENSHYVAEGTLVRSVHSFAFAIVRAASIRAQKPAPRLITGAEQDAVIRELLLGHAADGRGEWPPEQREALRMVGFARQLRDFLLRAVERGAGPEDVEELGRRYDRPLWVSAGAFLREYEQTMALSGAHSLNASELVTAALEALSLDPGLLTMLQEQWETVMVDDAQHLDPQSARLVSLFLPSAKLGVIAGDPAQSVFRFRGARPEFLTKYPANHEVVLNTSFRHPEDCSVVVAPTASEHALVVANRVRRAHLLHGVPWSDIAVIVRSVRQLAGVRRALLLAGVPVHLDPTDVVLAEQRIVASMMLGVRALTQPLNSAELEELVLGPIGGADPVTLRRLYRGLRQAEMMRGGSRRAVQVLADLVLPTSWRGTPPEERATEYEDATARLTEREVDVLTRIRAVLDAGFQSRAAGDSVEMILWSLWEATGLSDRLMAASLRGGAAGSQADRDVDAMMSLFDAAGDYVERRPTASIESFVRHIAEQQLPTGSRDRRGVLPDAVRVLTAHAAVGQEWHTVVVAGVQEGTWPTLGETGSLFGQEELVDVLDDGIDPNIPISRSVERLAEERRLFRLATSRATGSLFVTAVDAPDAEDALEPSRFLEELCSERGIEAERVEEQETSIAGTPGGRHDRRLLSTTAIVAELRRVVCDPAERPLRREQAARQLARLARAGVYGADPEDWWGMRGASTREPLQKPRRSVQLSPSRIESTLRCPLRSVLDRLVDDADTPIHMVRGTLAHGFAEAIARGADSDAASALVYEAYAGLLDVPVWQRDTALREWDTLIDNLERWLENTRGQFEQVGVEMDMRVSVGTTESGAPLRIKGRMDRLERNNDGELVVVDVKTGSSKPAQKNMGEHAQLSAYQLALSRGVVDGDSVRDPYPGETPDSVGGGVLVYPSATDVGKYTTREQAAKTPEELEELAAILPGVAAAIRGPALTAIVNDNCDNCRLQSICPAQPTGRMLTNGS
- a CDS encoding potassium channel family protein; translation: MRDAFRERLQSDTELDDLPDHALLNIIQIPRERQVSPWALITRRVFYALLLLTGVSLLVYLDKDGYNEPLTFIDAVYYSAVSLSTVGYGDITPVTQEARLINIILITPIRIAFLILLVGTTLSVLTEETRRTLQIQRWRKRMRNHTVVVGYGTKGRSAVSALLADGVHPSQIVVVDTDTHSLDMAAGQGLVTVHGSATKADVLKLAGVTRARAVVVAPNMDDTAVLVTLSVREIAPSATVVASVRESENLHLLKQSGADSVVISSETAGRMLGLATVTPSVVEMMEDLLSPGEGFSIAERLVEADEVGANPRHLADIVLGVVRSGELYRIDSPEAETVEPGDRLLYVRRVFREDLEDQARG
- a CDS encoding ATP-dependent helicase is translated as MARNPISPALLSRWLGQEHLPTEQQADVIGDQPGPLLVVAGAGAGKTETMAARVVWLVANGFATPDQILGLTFTKKAAQQLSQRIRARLATLAGIPRLADLDPTGELQTNLQAITPTVSTYDSYAGRIVGEYGLLLPVEPSSRMITTAELYQIAWDVVGNYTGHVDATVTHGTVTDRLISLVSEMDGHMVSAADIEAETEPFVRLFDELPKGPRQRDKLNAAMLKIRDTQLARLDYLPLVRQLKEEMAERGVITFGEQMSLAATVAQRHPVVGRSQRQRFRVVMLDEYQDTSHAQRVLLSSLFGAPTRAGAPDTAPDVTVTAVGDPMQAIYGWRGATSANLERFVTDFPQHAETPTPAPKKELTTSWRNPGLVLDCANTVSEQVLGPAGSPTRTVQPLTPRPGAGDGEVALGWFPTRDEERAWVARCLADEFHAYRERGEKFTGAVLVRKNADSGPIAAELRALGIPVEIVGLSGLLDIPEVADMVACATILISPQNTAAALRLLCGPHCNLGIADLQALYKRSRTLAARVTTPEDTTEQPTLFDIPADDPDATNPTDPLEHLKHIIDDATSTVPEAAVGLGDALGDLGEPEAYSPEGYRRLSELSAELRHLRTRSLTQPLPDLFADIERVLGIRTEVLARENPQADGAAGTVHLDRFHEEVAQFSTIPGSTLASLLDYFRLARTHDRGLAPGEVRVKGDCVQILTVHKAKGLEWKVVAVLHADNVTYADTTTPGQQLKVPTWLSDVTQIPSTLRGDAQEQEGDMVGSPVLDVSEVEDRKQFEVAMNEHKAAFKEAAIEEASRLFYVALTRAEKTLCVTASESNDKGGKAKPYSMLDLLRKRQPDSVEQWWDESNADAELAEAPDVSPATGVFPQDFLGERRPAVEQGAELVRRAMQQLPTPSADNDVEALWEEEVTALIEEHERMKAPVVDVPLGQELTASDVVSIARNQEQYARRLRRPVPFKPNAYAKRGTALHQWLEDYFGASSLLDEDELPGFGEDEDPQGAELERLKKAFLASQWADRTPTHVEQPFEIVVGGRVLRGRMDAVFHEGDDPEAGWMVVDWKTGRPPEGQEMRAAEIQLAVYRVAWAQLLSHTLGRSVNPDAVRAAFHYIASDRTFEPSRLPNAEELADLLDIKAPQQTAQPSASGPATPDSPQTQTQRRNDA
- the nudC gene encoding NAD(+) diphosphatase, producing the protein MASIPEFYACVSPADQVLCTATGDGVLWLDADTARTLGADLTARVLIDAPDSRRWAVRAPLLSGPEGTPDGGVLLTPRDVVFHGDVAQLVYRAVALLRHRERYRFDPMDGTPLTYADSGEYATGESGHQVFPRIDPAVIGIVEHAESQRILLGSNATRPEYFSLVAGYVSVGETLEQAFVREVMEETGRRVADVRYVSSQPWPLGSSLMMGFHGYSTDLDAIAPTDGELAEVRWLSAPEILDGVVKLAPAGSIAHHLIYSWAHAQAAQT